The Thermoleophilaceae bacterium sequence GAAGCGCGAGCAGGGCGCCCACCATGCGTTGCACCTGGTCCTTGGCAGCCGCGCCGCTGCCGCACACCGCCTGCTTGACGGCCTGGGGCGTGTAGGAGAAGCAGGGGACGCCCGCCAGGCCGGCGGTGAGCAGCACGGCGCCGCGTGCCTGGCCGACCGCGAAGGCACTGCGGGCATTGGTGCCGAAGAAGAGGTCCTCGACGGCCACCGCGTCGGGGGCGTGCTCCTCGATGAGCCCGCCCAGCCGCTCGTGGATGCGCGCGAGCCGCAGCTCGAGCCGCTGGCCGGCACCGGTGCCGATGACGCCGCCGTCGAGCGCGGCCATGCGGGCGCCCTGCGCGTACACCACGCCGAAGCCCGTGTTCGCGGTGCCTGGATCGATGCCGAGGACGACCACCATCCCGGTGATTCTGCGCCGCGGGTCGGATGCCTCCCGCGGCTACTGCGGCGCCAGCGAGGGGCCCGGCCCGGCGAAGCCCAGGAACCAGACCGTGAACCCCACCACGGCGATCCCGGCGGTCACGACCAGCACCCGCTCGAGCACGGACGTCTCGCTGGGCGGGAGCCCGCGGGCCTCGCGCAGCTCCTCATGGCGGCGGCTCAGGTACGAGAGCACCATCGCCAGGAGCACGACCGAGACGACCACGCCGGCGAACATCACGAGCAGAGCCGTGCCCACATCGCCGGTCTCCCCCTGGACCTGGGAGCCGATCCACAGCCACCCCGCGGGCACACCGGCCCACAGCACCAGGCTGCCGACGACCATGATGAAGAGGACGATCACGCCGCTCGCCCCGGTTCGAAGCGCATCTCTCATCGGGTTCGAACGGTACATTCGGGAGCGTGGCGACGCGTGAGCACGGGAACTGGAACCGCCTCGAGGTGGACGAGCGCCGGCGCCAGCTGATCGCCGTGGGCGGCAGCCTGTTCTCCGACCGCTCGTTCGACGACATCTCGATCGACGAGATCGCGGCCGCCGCCGGCATATCGAAGGGCCTGCTCTACCACTACTTCCCGAGCAAGCGCCACTTCTACGTGGAGACCATCCGCACGGCCTCCGGCGAGCTCCTGAGCGCCACCGCGGGCGCGGAGGCCGAGAGCGACGATCCCGTGAGCGCAGGGCTCGACGCGTGGCTGGACTACGTCGAGCAGCACGAGCGCGGCTACATCATGCTCATGCAGGGCGGCATCGGGTCCGACGAGGAGGTGCGCACCATCGCCGAGCAGACCCGTGAGCGCTACATGCAGCGGATCATGGGCCCGATCGCGAGCCCCTCGCCCGTGCTGCGCCTGGCCGTGCGCGGCTGGATCGGCTTCGTGGAGGGCGCCACGCTCGACTGGCTGCGCGACCGGCGCCTGGGCCGCGACCGCCTGCGGACGCTGCTCGTCGGCTCGCTGCGAGCGGCGCTGGAGCAGGCGCGCGAGCTCGATCCGGAGCTGGCCGAGGAGCTGTCCAAGCTGCCCGCGGCCCGGGCGGGGCGTTAGCCCGCGACGCGCTCGAGCACTTCCGCGTCCACGTCGAAGTTCGCGTGGACGGCGTCCACGTCGTCGTGGTCCTCCAGAGCCTCGAGCAGGTTCATGAGCGTGGCCACGCGCGCCTCCTCGACCTCGACGCGGGTGCTGGGGCGCTGCGCGATCTCCGCGGACTCCAGCTCCATGCCCGCGTCCACGAGCGCCTGCCGCACGGCACTGAACTCGCCCAGGCCGGTGACCACCTCGTACACGCCCTCGTCCTCGATGACGTCCTCGGCCCCGGCGTCGATGGCCGCGATCAGGTCGTCCTCGGTGTAGCGCGAGGCATCCACCACGATCGAGCCCTTCTTCTCGAAGATCCACGCCACCGAGCCGGGCTCGCCGAGGTTGCCGTTGTGCTTGGTGAAGATGTGTCGCACCTCGGAGCCGGTGCGGTTGCGGTTGTCGGTGAGCGTCTCCACCAGCACGGCGACGCCGGCCGGCCCGTAGCCCTCGTACACGACCGCCTCGATGGCCGCGGCGTCGGCATCGGCGCCCGTACCCTTGGCGATGGCGCGCTCGATGTTGTCCTTGGGCATGCTCGCGTCCTTGGCCCTCTGGACCGCGAGCGCGAGCGCCGGGTTGCCCTCGGGGTCCCCCCCGCCCTCACGCGCCGCCACGGTGATGGCCCGCACGAGCTTGGTGAACTGGGCGCCGCGCCGCGCGTCGACCACCTTCTTCTTGTGCTTGATCGATGCCCACTTGGAATGCCCGGCCATGGCGGGGCATTCTAGGACCACCTGAGGGCGTCGTCCTCACACCACGAACTGGCCGTCGCGCTGGAGCTCGGTGCCGTCCACGCTGATCGAGCCGCCCTCGCGCAGGTCGCAGACCATGTCCCAGTGGATGGCGGAGTCGTTGGTGCCGCCGGTGTCGGGGTAGCTCATCCCCACCGCGAGGTGGACGGTGCCGCCGATCTTCTCGTCGAGCAGGATCTCCTTGGTTCCGGTGGCGATCCCGTAGTTCGTGCCGATGCCCAGCTCGCCGAGGCGGCGGGCGCCGTCGTCGGTGTCGAGCATCTCCAGCAGGAACGCCTCGCCGCGCTCGGCGGAAGCGTCCACGACCTTGCCGTCCTTGAAGCGGAAGCGCACCCCCGAGACCTCGCGCCCGCCGTAGGTGGCCGGGAACGAGAACGCCACCTCGCCCTCGGCGGAGTCCTCCACGGGGCCGGTGAAGAACTCGCCGTCGGGCATGTTGCGCTCGCCGTAGCAGGGGATGAACGTGCGGCCGGCGACGTTCAGGCGCAGATCGGTGCCGGGGCCGGTGATGTGGACCTCCTCCCTGCCCTGGATCCAGTCCGCGAGGCGGCGTACCTCGTCCGACTGGCGGGTCCAGGCGCTCACCGGGTCGGGGTCGTCGGCGAGGCAGGCCGCGTAGTAGAAGTCCTCGTAGCGGGCGAGCGACATCCCGGCCTCGGCCGCGTACGCGTGTGTGGGGAACAGCGTGAGCGCCCAGCGGTACGAGCCCTCGGCCGAGCGCTTCATCGTGGTGTCCATCAGGGGCTTGCGGGCCTTCTGGGCCTGCGCCTGGCGCTTGGGGTCGGCCTGCGAGAGCGCGCGCGGGTTGGCGTCGGCCATGATCGCGATGCGCACATCGGACTCCTCGGCGGCCCACGTCGCCGTGGGTGGGATCCATTCCAGCTGGGCGTCGGAGGCCAGCTCGTAGAACGAGGCCAGGGCGCCCTCGGTGGAGACCTGGAGCACGGGCAGCCCGCCGGCGCGCAGCACCTCCTCGTACACGGCCTGCAGAAGCGGCTCGGCGGTGGTGGTGGACTGGATCACGCAGACGTCGCCCTCGCGCACCTGGGTGGAGTGGTGGACGAGGATCCGGGCAAGCGCCTCGGCGCGCTGGTCTCTCACGATGCAACCTCCTCCACGGTCTCCGGGGAACGGGACCGCTCGCGCGCGAGTTGCACGAGCCAGTCGTGCACGCGGGCGTCCTCGGTGAGCTCCGGGTGGAAGGCCACGGCGAGCAGGCTGCCCTGGCGGACCGCGACCGGGTGCCCGTCGAGCTCGGCGAGCACGTCCACCCCGTCGCCGTGCTCCTCGACCCACGGCGCGCGGATGAACACGGCGCGCAGCGGGCCGCCGTCGATGCCTGCCAGCTCGACGTCGGCCTCGAAGCTGCGCACCTGGCGGCCGAAGGCGTTGCGACGGGCGCTGACGTCGAGCAGGCCGAGATGGTCGCGGTCGAGCACGATCAGGCCGGCGCAGGTGCCGAGCACGGGCGTGCCGGACGCGGCGAGATCGCGCAGCGGCTCCACGAGCCCCTCCCGCTCCATGCCCAGGGTCATCGCCGTGGACTCGCCGCCGGGGATGATCAGCGCGTCCAGCCCGTCCAGCC is a genomic window containing:
- the ruvC gene encoding crossover junction endodeoxyribonuclease RuvC codes for the protein MVVVLGIDPGTANTGFGVVYAQGARMAALDGGVIGTGAGQRLELRLARIHERLGGLIEEHAPDAVAVEDLFFGTNARSAFAVGQARGAVLLTAGLAGVPCFSYTPQAVKQAVCGSGAAAKDQVQRMVGALLALPEPPEPDHAADALAVAICHANGQGLREALA
- a CDS encoding TetR/AcrR family transcriptional regulator; protein product: MATREHGNWNRLEVDERRRQLIAVGGSLFSDRSFDDISIDEIAAAAGISKGLLYHYFPSKRHFYVETIRTASGELLSATAGAEAESDDPVSAGLDAWLDYVEQHERGYIMLMQGGIGSDEEVRTIAEQTRERYMQRIMGPIASPSPVLRLAVRGWIGFVEGATLDWLRDRRLGRDRLRTLLVGSLRAALEQARELDPELAEELSKLPAARAGR
- a CDS encoding YebC/PmpR family DNA-binding transcriptional regulator, whose product is MAGHSKWASIKHKKKVVDARRGAQFTKLVRAITVAAREGGGDPEGNPALALAVQRAKDASMPKDNIERAIAKGTGADADAAAIEAVVYEGYGPAGVAVLVETLTDNRNRTGSEVRHIFTKHNGNLGEPGSVAWIFEKKGSIVVDASRYTEDDLIAAIDAGAEDVIEDEGVYEVVTGLGEFSAVRQALVDAGMELESAEIAQRPSTRVEVEEARVATLMNLLEALEDHDDVDAVHANFDVDAEVLERVAG
- a CDS encoding aminopeptidase → MRDQRAEALARILVHHSTQVREGDVCVIQSTTTAEPLLQAVYEEVLRAGGLPVLQVSTEGALASFYELASDAQLEWIPPTATWAAEESDVRIAIMADANPRALSQADPKRQAQAQKARKPLMDTTMKRSAEGSYRWALTLFPTHAYAAEAGMSLARYEDFYYAACLADDPDPVSAWTRQSDEVRRLADWIQGREEVHITGPGTDLRLNVAGRTFIPCYGERNMPDGEFFTGPVEDSAEGEVAFSFPATYGGREVSGVRFRFKDGKVVDASAERGEAFLLEMLDTDDGARRLGELGIGTNYGIATGTKEILLDEKIGGTVHLAVGMSYPDTGGTNDSAIHWDMVCDLREGGSISVDGTELQRDGQFVV
- the pdxT gene encoding pyridoxal 5'-phosphate synthase glutaminase subunit PdxT, producing the protein MLVGVLAIQGDFEAHATMLASLGAVARAVRTPAGLDGLDALIIPGGESTAMTLGMEREGLVEPLRDLAASGTPVLGTCAGLIVLDRDHLGLLDVSARRNAFGRQVRSFEADVELAGIDGGPLRAVFIRAPWVEEHGDGVDVLAELDGHPVAVRQGSLLAVAFHPELTEDARVHDWLVQLARERSRSPETVEEVAS